Proteins encoded in a region of the Papio anubis isolate 15944 chromosome 14, Panubis1.0, whole genome shotgun sequence genome:
- the ECRG4 gene encoding augurin, with protein sequence MAASSARPAVLALTGLALLLLLCWGPGGISGNKLKLMLQKREAPVPTKTKVAVDENKAKEFLGSLKRQKRQLWDRTRPEVQQWYQQFLYMGFDEAKFEDDITYWLNRDRNGHEYYGDYYQRHYDEDSAIGARSPYSFRHGASVNYDDY encoded by the exons ATGGCCGCCTCCTCCGCGCGGCCCGCTGTCCTGGCCCTGACCGGGCTGGCGCTGCTCCTGCTCCTGTGCTGGGGCCCAG GTGGCATAAGTGGAAATAAACTCAAGCTGATGCTTCAAAAACGAGAAG CACCTGTTCCAACTAAGACCAAAGTGGCCGTTGATGAGAACAAAGCCAAAGAATTCCTCGGCAGCCTGAAGCGCCAGAAGCGGCAGCTGTGGGACCGGACCCGGCCCGAGGTGCAGCAGTGGTACCAGCAGTTTCTCTACATGGGCTTTGACGAAGCG aAATTTGAAGATGACATCACCTATTGGCTTAACAGAGACCGAAATGGACATGAGTACTATGGCGATTACTACCAACGTCACTATGATGAAGACTCTGCAATTGGTGCCCGGAGCCCCTACAGCTTTAGGCACGGAGCCAGTGTCAACTACGACGATTACTAA